A DNA window from Parus major isolate Abel chromosome 9, Parus_major1.1, whole genome shotgun sequence contains the following coding sequences:
- the LOC107208983 gene encoding carboxypeptidase N subunit 2-like isoform X2 has translation MRPPSGVLTPGLAWLAPLAELICKRSANPHKCQDQILGEDPYEMPKDYQEVYRGTKNDVKEIPKIAKPFVSEMIFVQTSITAIRKGAFRYMPNLTKILFIGNKIKTVEPGSFDNLDKLRELDISGASLEKLSVGTFQNLPSLQRLELRDSQLRSIPKGLFDGLESLGELSLHINAIPSLPEGIFDSLVNLTFLDLSRNRITALPGNAFSKLTQLQVLRLYENELQDLPEGLLDSQLELLELSLQRNRLRALPPMLLRSLPHLEKLFLDNNLIRVLPAQGFFGLNKLKLLTLGSNHIMELPCCLFDTMPHLRELDLGRNSLATLPDGVFVNLTSLGKLILSHNQLSALPRGVFRGLSKLLDLQLDTNQLSALDEEVFASLPNLKTLNLRKNQLESVPQGLLDPLKKLSSVYLSGNPWRCDCNLCYLHRWILHNREKVKLSTQVSCKSPPHLAGQEVTLLRDEHLICPGTLPFNSTPSQRTSTFLSHGAVSTAAPTMLSLASFPIRTLPTTLSPVVTSAVLPTMPMEVAFTTLSPTKPPKAFVTTPPPAVLQKTFGASQSITNKPEASITTPSTTSVPRSFITTPSPTVLPKAFTSTSSPAVLPETSTATPSPSAEMPKASITTPSSAFSTSAIVRLQSPGATHPDPVPPALAAATTQVPTSPLAATTRQEPPALSVPREKPVTIPQGTPIAPLVSATSVALWPSPRTAALGTVPLASHSPSHRAPAPGREWGYSTTCDLSTAGAQPTPTAPQHAPAPAGTVLLPTPPVPTLSDSTSPCPASPPLVPSSHRAWGSSLWASPWQCQVSLALGVAVLALQAACTLLGGVVALLLHQDTRHQPGPPVRLLSLQALAAPGTPEPAPAPP, from the exons ATGAGACCCCCATCCGGTGTCCTCACTCCTGGCTTGGCATGGCTCGCTCCGCTGGCTGAACTCATTTGCAAGCGCTCAGCCAA tCCCCATAAATGCCAAGATCAAATCCTGGGTGAAGATCCATATGAAATGCCCAAAGACTACCAGGAGGTCTACAGAGGAACAAAAAATGATGTCAAAGAGATCCCAAAGATTGCAAAGCCCTTTGTTTCTGAGATGATCTTTGTGCAAACCAGCATCACTGCTATCAGGAAAGGTGCCTTCAGGTACATGCCCAACCTAACCAAGATTTTGTTCATTGGCAACAAGATCAAGACTGTTGAACCTGGATCCTTTGATAATTTGGACAAGTTGAGGGAATTGGACATCTCTGGTGCCTCATTAGAAAAACTATCTGTGGGCACTTTCCAAAACCTCCCAAGTTTacagaggctggagctgagagACAGCCAGCTCAGATCCATCCCCAAAGGCCTGTTTGATGGGCTGGAAAGTTTGGGAGAGCTCTCCCTGCACATCAATGCAATCCCTTCTCTTCCAGAAGGCATTTTTGATTCTCTTGTCAATCTAACTTTTTTGGACCTGTCTAGAAACAGGATCACAGCTCTTCCTGGGAATGCCTTTAGCAAACTCACCCAGCTGCAAGTCCTCCGGCTGTATGAGAATGAGTTGCAGGACCTCCCAGAGGGACTGCTGGACagtcagctggagctgctggagctcagcctCCAGAGGAACAGGCTCAGGGCACTGCCACCCATGCTTCTGAGGAGCCTGCCTCACCTGGAGAAACTCTTCTTGGACAACAACCTCATCAGGGTTCTCCCAGCTCAGGGCTTTTTTGGTTTAAACAAACTGAAGTTGCTGACTCTGGGCTCAAACCATATTATGGAGCTCCCCTGCTGCCTTTTTGACACCATGCCACACTTGCGGGAGCTGGATCTGGGCAGGAACAGTTTGGCCACACTTCCAGATGGTGTCTTTGTCAATCTCACATCCCTTGGCAAACTCATCTTGTCCCACAACCAGCTATCTGCCCTGCCAAGAGGAGTCTTCAGAGGGCTCAGCAAGCTCTTGGACCTCCAGCTGGACACAAatcagctctctgctctggatgAAGAGGTCTTTGCTTCTCTCCCAAATCTGAAAACCCTCAACCTTCGAAAGAACCAGCTGGAGAGTGTTCCCCAAGGGCTCCTAGACCCTCTGAAGAAGCTCAGCTCAGTGTATCTGAGTGGTAACCCATGGAGATGTGACTGCAACCTCTGCTACCTGCACCGCTGGATCCTGCACAACAGGGAGAAGGTCAAATTGTCCACCCAAGTCTCCTGCAAGAGCCCACCCCACCTGGCAGGGCAAGAAGTAACATTGCTGAGGGATGAACACCTGATTTGCCCAGGCACTCTGCCCTTTAACTCCACACCATCACAAAGGACATCAACGTTCTTGTCACATGGAGCTGTGTCCACAGCAGCACCAACCATGCTGTCATTGGCATCCTTTCCCATCAGGACACTGCCAACTACTCTTTCACCTGTGGTCACTTCTGCTGTGTTGCCAACCATGCCAATGGAAGTTGCCTTCACCACTCTGTCACCAACCAAGCCACCTAAGGCCTTTGTCACCACCCCAccaccagctgtgctgcagaagacCTTCGGTGCCAGCCAATCAATAACCAATAAGCCCGAGGCCTCCATCACCACACCATCAACAACCAGTGTGCCCAGATCCTTCATCACCACACCATCACCAACTGTGCTACCAAAAGCCTTCACCAGCACCTcatctccagctgtgctgccagagaCCTCCACTGCCACACCATCACCATCAGCTGAGATGCCCAAGGCTTCCATCACCACTCCATCATCAGCTTTTTCAACTTCAGCCATTGTAAGGCTACAGTCTCCTGGGGCCACCCACCCAGACCCTGTGCCACCCGCTCTAGCTGCTGCCACCACACAGGTGCCAACAAGCCCACTGGCAGCCACCACCAGACAAGAGCCTCCTGCTCTCTCAGTGCCCAGGGAGAAGCCAGTCACCATCCCACAGGGAACACCCATAGCCCCCCTTGTCTCAGCTACCTCCGTGGCACTCTGGCCATCCCCCAGgactgctgctctgggcacagtCCCACTGGCCTCACATTCGCCATCGCACCGTGCTCCTGCACCAGGCAGGGAATGGGGCTATTCCACCACGTGTGACCTGTCCACAGCTGGTGCCCAGCCCACCCCCACTGCCCCCCAACACGCTCCTGCTCCGGCAGGCACTGTCCTGCTCCCAACACCTCCCGTCCCCACACTATCAGACAGCACgagcccctgcccagcctctcCACCCCTGGTCCCCAGCAGCCATCGTGCCTGGGGCTCATCCCTATGGGCCAGCCCATGGCAATGCCAGGTGTCCCTTGCCTTGGGGGTGGCCgtgctggcactgcaggcagcctgCACACTGCTGGGGGGGGTGGTCGCCCTCCTTCTTCACCAGGACACCCGCCACCAGCCCGGGCCACCTGTGCGGCTGCTGAGCCTTCAGGCGCTGGCTGCTCCGGGGACCCCTGAGCCGGCCCCGGCACCACCTTGA
- the LOC107208983 gene encoding vasorin-like isoform X1: MRPPSGVLTPGLAWLAPLAELICKRSAKTMYQHILFLFLLSFSPHKCQDQILGEDPYEMPKDYQEVYRGTKNDVKEIPKIAKPFVSEMIFVQTSITAIRKGAFRYMPNLTKILFIGNKIKTVEPGSFDNLDKLRELDISGASLEKLSVGTFQNLPSLQRLELRDSQLRSIPKGLFDGLESLGELSLHINAIPSLPEGIFDSLVNLTFLDLSRNRITALPGNAFSKLTQLQVLRLYENELQDLPEGLLDSQLELLELSLQRNRLRALPPMLLRSLPHLEKLFLDNNLIRVLPAQGFFGLNKLKLLTLGSNHIMELPCCLFDTMPHLRELDLGRNSLATLPDGVFVNLTSLGKLILSHNQLSALPRGVFRGLSKLLDLQLDTNQLSALDEEVFASLPNLKTLNLRKNQLESVPQGLLDPLKKLSSVYLSGNPWRCDCNLCYLHRWILHNREKVKLSTQVSCKSPPHLAGQEVTLLRDEHLICPGTLPFNSTPSQRTSTFLSHGAVSTAAPTMLSLASFPIRTLPTTLSPVVTSAVLPTMPMEVAFTTLSPTKPPKAFVTTPPPAVLQKTFGASQSITNKPEASITTPSTTSVPRSFITTPSPTVLPKAFTSTSSPAVLPETSTATPSPSAEMPKASITTPSSAFSTSAIVRLQSPGATHPDPVPPALAAATTQVPTSPLAATTRQEPPALSVPREKPVTIPQGTPIAPLVSATSVALWPSPRTAALGTVPLASHSPSHRAPAPGREWGYSTTCDLSTAGAQPTPTAPQHAPAPAGTVLLPTPPVPTLSDSTSPCPASPPLVPSSHRAWGSSLWASPWQCQVSLALGVAVLALQAACTLLGGVVALLLHQDTRHQPGPPVRLLSLQALAAPGTPEPAPAPP; encoded by the exons ATGAGACCCCCATCCGGTGTCCTCACTCCTGGCTTGGCATGGCTCGCTCCGCTGGCTGAACTCATTTGCAAGCGCTCAGCCAA gacaaTGTACCAGCatatccttttccttttcctcctctccttcagtCCCCATAAATGCCAAGATCAAATCCTGGGTGAAGATCCATATGAAATGCCCAAAGACTACCAGGAGGTCTACAGAGGAACAAAAAATGATGTCAAAGAGATCCCAAAGATTGCAAAGCCCTTTGTTTCTGAGATGATCTTTGTGCAAACCAGCATCACTGCTATCAGGAAAGGTGCCTTCAGGTACATGCCCAACCTAACCAAGATTTTGTTCATTGGCAACAAGATCAAGACTGTTGAACCTGGATCCTTTGATAATTTGGACAAGTTGAGGGAATTGGACATCTCTGGTGCCTCATTAGAAAAACTATCTGTGGGCACTTTCCAAAACCTCCCAAGTTTacagaggctggagctgagagACAGCCAGCTCAGATCCATCCCCAAAGGCCTGTTTGATGGGCTGGAAAGTTTGGGAGAGCTCTCCCTGCACATCAATGCAATCCCTTCTCTTCCAGAAGGCATTTTTGATTCTCTTGTCAATCTAACTTTTTTGGACCTGTCTAGAAACAGGATCACAGCTCTTCCTGGGAATGCCTTTAGCAAACTCACCCAGCTGCAAGTCCTCCGGCTGTATGAGAATGAGTTGCAGGACCTCCCAGAGGGACTGCTGGACagtcagctggagctgctggagctcagcctCCAGAGGAACAGGCTCAGGGCACTGCCACCCATGCTTCTGAGGAGCCTGCCTCACCTGGAGAAACTCTTCTTGGACAACAACCTCATCAGGGTTCTCCCAGCTCAGGGCTTTTTTGGTTTAAACAAACTGAAGTTGCTGACTCTGGGCTCAAACCATATTATGGAGCTCCCCTGCTGCCTTTTTGACACCATGCCACACTTGCGGGAGCTGGATCTGGGCAGGAACAGTTTGGCCACACTTCCAGATGGTGTCTTTGTCAATCTCACATCCCTTGGCAAACTCATCTTGTCCCACAACCAGCTATCTGCCCTGCCAAGAGGAGTCTTCAGAGGGCTCAGCAAGCTCTTGGACCTCCAGCTGGACACAAatcagctctctgctctggatgAAGAGGTCTTTGCTTCTCTCCCAAATCTGAAAACCCTCAACCTTCGAAAGAACCAGCTGGAGAGTGTTCCCCAAGGGCTCCTAGACCCTCTGAAGAAGCTCAGCTCAGTGTATCTGAGTGGTAACCCATGGAGATGTGACTGCAACCTCTGCTACCTGCACCGCTGGATCCTGCACAACAGGGAGAAGGTCAAATTGTCCACCCAAGTCTCCTGCAAGAGCCCACCCCACCTGGCAGGGCAAGAAGTAACATTGCTGAGGGATGAACACCTGATTTGCCCAGGCACTCTGCCCTTTAACTCCACACCATCACAAAGGACATCAACGTTCTTGTCACATGGAGCTGTGTCCACAGCAGCACCAACCATGCTGTCATTGGCATCCTTTCCCATCAGGACACTGCCAACTACTCTTTCACCTGTGGTCACTTCTGCTGTGTTGCCAACCATGCCAATGGAAGTTGCCTTCACCACTCTGTCACCAACCAAGCCACCTAAGGCCTTTGTCACCACCCCAccaccagctgtgctgcagaagacCTTCGGTGCCAGCCAATCAATAACCAATAAGCCCGAGGCCTCCATCACCACACCATCAACAACCAGTGTGCCCAGATCCTTCATCACCACACCATCACCAACTGTGCTACCAAAAGCCTTCACCAGCACCTcatctccagctgtgctgccagagaCCTCCACTGCCACACCATCACCATCAGCTGAGATGCCCAAGGCTTCCATCACCACTCCATCATCAGCTTTTTCAACTTCAGCCATTGTAAGGCTACAGTCTCCTGGGGCCACCCACCCAGACCCTGTGCCACCCGCTCTAGCTGCTGCCACCACACAGGTGCCAACAAGCCCACTGGCAGCCACCACCAGACAAGAGCCTCCTGCTCTCTCAGTGCCCAGGGAGAAGCCAGTCACCATCCCACAGGGAACACCCATAGCCCCCCTTGTCTCAGCTACCTCCGTGGCACTCTGGCCATCCCCCAGgactgctgctctgggcacagtCCCACTGGCCTCACATTCGCCATCGCACCGTGCTCCTGCACCAGGCAGGGAATGGGGCTATTCCACCACGTGTGACCTGTCCACAGCTGGTGCCCAGCCCACCCCCACTGCCCCCCAACACGCTCCTGCTCCGGCAGGCACTGTCCTGCTCCCAACACCTCCCGTCCCCACACTATCAGACAGCACgagcccctgcccagcctctcCACCCCTGGTCCCCAGCAGCCATCGTGCCTGGGGCTCATCCCTATGGGCCAGCCCATGGCAATGCCAGGTGTCCCTTGCCTTGGGGGTGGCCgtgctggcactgcaggcagcctgCACACTGCTGGGGGGGGTGGTCGCCCTCCTTCTTCACCAGGACACCCGCCACCAGCCCGGGCCACCTGTGCGGCTGCTGAGCCTTCAGGCGCTGGCTGCTCCGGGGACCCCTGAGCCGGCCCCGGCACCACCTTGA
- the LOC107208983 gene encoding slit homolog 3 protein-like isoform X3 gives MYQHILFLFLLSFSPHKCQDQILGEDPYEMPKDYQEVYRGTKNDVKEIPKIAKPFVSEMIFVQTSITAIRKGAFRYMPNLTKILFIGNKIKTVEPGSFDNLDKLRELDISGASLEKLSVGTFQNLPSLQRLELRDSQLRSIPKGLFDGLESLGELSLHINAIPSLPEGIFDSLVNLTFLDLSRNRITALPGNAFSKLTQLQVLRLYENELQDLPEGLLDSQLELLELSLQRNRLRALPPMLLRSLPHLEKLFLDNNLIRVLPAQGFFGLNKLKLLTLGSNHIMELPCCLFDTMPHLRELDLGRNSLATLPDGVFVNLTSLGKLILSHNQLSALPRGVFRGLSKLLDLQLDTNQLSALDEEVFASLPNLKTLNLRKNQLESVPQGLLDPLKKLSSVYLSGNPWRCDCNLCYLHRWILHNREKVKLSTQVSCKSPPHLAGQEVTLLRDEHLICPGTLPFNSTPSQRTSTFLSHGAVSTAAPTMLSLASFPIRTLPTTLSPVVTSAVLPTMPMEVAFTTLSPTKPPKAFVTTPPPAVLQKTFGASQSITNKPEASITTPSTTSVPRSFITTPSPTVLPKAFTSTSSPAVLPETSTATPSPSAEMPKASITTPSSAFSTSAIVRLQSPGATHPDPVPPALAAATTQVPTSPLAATTRQEPPALSVPREKPVTIPQGTPIAPLVSATSVALWPSPRTAALGTVPLASHSPSHRAPAPGREWGYSTTCDLSTAGAQPTPTAPQHAPAPAGTVLLPTPPVPTLSDSTSPCPASPPLVPSSHRAWGSSLWASPWQCQVSLALGVAVLALQAACTLLGGVVALLLHQDTRHQPGPPVRLLSLQALAAPGTPEPAPAPP, from the coding sequence aTGTACCAGCatatccttttccttttcctcctctccttcagtCCCCATAAATGCCAAGATCAAATCCTGGGTGAAGATCCATATGAAATGCCCAAAGACTACCAGGAGGTCTACAGAGGAACAAAAAATGATGTCAAAGAGATCCCAAAGATTGCAAAGCCCTTTGTTTCTGAGATGATCTTTGTGCAAACCAGCATCACTGCTATCAGGAAAGGTGCCTTCAGGTACATGCCCAACCTAACCAAGATTTTGTTCATTGGCAACAAGATCAAGACTGTTGAACCTGGATCCTTTGATAATTTGGACAAGTTGAGGGAATTGGACATCTCTGGTGCCTCATTAGAAAAACTATCTGTGGGCACTTTCCAAAACCTCCCAAGTTTacagaggctggagctgagagACAGCCAGCTCAGATCCATCCCCAAAGGCCTGTTTGATGGGCTGGAAAGTTTGGGAGAGCTCTCCCTGCACATCAATGCAATCCCTTCTCTTCCAGAAGGCATTTTTGATTCTCTTGTCAATCTAACTTTTTTGGACCTGTCTAGAAACAGGATCACAGCTCTTCCTGGGAATGCCTTTAGCAAACTCACCCAGCTGCAAGTCCTCCGGCTGTATGAGAATGAGTTGCAGGACCTCCCAGAGGGACTGCTGGACagtcagctggagctgctggagctcagcctCCAGAGGAACAGGCTCAGGGCACTGCCACCCATGCTTCTGAGGAGCCTGCCTCACCTGGAGAAACTCTTCTTGGACAACAACCTCATCAGGGTTCTCCCAGCTCAGGGCTTTTTTGGTTTAAACAAACTGAAGTTGCTGACTCTGGGCTCAAACCATATTATGGAGCTCCCCTGCTGCCTTTTTGACACCATGCCACACTTGCGGGAGCTGGATCTGGGCAGGAACAGTTTGGCCACACTTCCAGATGGTGTCTTTGTCAATCTCACATCCCTTGGCAAACTCATCTTGTCCCACAACCAGCTATCTGCCCTGCCAAGAGGAGTCTTCAGAGGGCTCAGCAAGCTCTTGGACCTCCAGCTGGACACAAatcagctctctgctctggatgAAGAGGTCTTTGCTTCTCTCCCAAATCTGAAAACCCTCAACCTTCGAAAGAACCAGCTGGAGAGTGTTCCCCAAGGGCTCCTAGACCCTCTGAAGAAGCTCAGCTCAGTGTATCTGAGTGGTAACCCATGGAGATGTGACTGCAACCTCTGCTACCTGCACCGCTGGATCCTGCACAACAGGGAGAAGGTCAAATTGTCCACCCAAGTCTCCTGCAAGAGCCCACCCCACCTGGCAGGGCAAGAAGTAACATTGCTGAGGGATGAACACCTGATTTGCCCAGGCACTCTGCCCTTTAACTCCACACCATCACAAAGGACATCAACGTTCTTGTCACATGGAGCTGTGTCCACAGCAGCACCAACCATGCTGTCATTGGCATCCTTTCCCATCAGGACACTGCCAACTACTCTTTCACCTGTGGTCACTTCTGCTGTGTTGCCAACCATGCCAATGGAAGTTGCCTTCACCACTCTGTCACCAACCAAGCCACCTAAGGCCTTTGTCACCACCCCAccaccagctgtgctgcagaagacCTTCGGTGCCAGCCAATCAATAACCAATAAGCCCGAGGCCTCCATCACCACACCATCAACAACCAGTGTGCCCAGATCCTTCATCACCACACCATCACCAACTGTGCTACCAAAAGCCTTCACCAGCACCTcatctccagctgtgctgccagagaCCTCCACTGCCACACCATCACCATCAGCTGAGATGCCCAAGGCTTCCATCACCACTCCATCATCAGCTTTTTCAACTTCAGCCATTGTAAGGCTACAGTCTCCTGGGGCCACCCACCCAGACCCTGTGCCACCCGCTCTAGCTGCTGCCACCACACAGGTGCCAACAAGCCCACTGGCAGCCACCACCAGACAAGAGCCTCCTGCTCTCTCAGTGCCCAGGGAGAAGCCAGTCACCATCCCACAGGGAACACCCATAGCCCCCCTTGTCTCAGCTACCTCCGTGGCACTCTGGCCATCCCCCAGgactgctgctctgggcacagtCCCACTGGCCTCACATTCGCCATCGCACCGTGCTCCTGCACCAGGCAGGGAATGGGGCTATTCCACCACGTGTGACCTGTCCACAGCTGGTGCCCAGCCCACCCCCACTGCCCCCCAACACGCTCCTGCTCCGGCAGGCACTGTCCTGCTCCCAACACCTCCCGTCCCCACACTATCAGACAGCACgagcccctgcccagcctctcCACCCCTGGTCCCCAGCAGCCATCGTGCCTGGGGCTCATCCCTATGGGCCAGCCCATGGCAATGCCAGGTGTCCCTTGCCTTGGGGGTGGCCgtgctggcactgcaggcagcctgCACACTGCTGGGGGGGGTGGTCGCCCTCCTTCTTCACCAGGACACCCGCCACCAGCCCGGGCCACCTGTGCGGCTGCTGAGCCTTCAGGCGCTGGCTGCTCCGGGGACCCCTGAGCCGGCCCCGGCACCACCTTGA